From the genome of Thauera chlorobenzoica:
ACCACCACCTGGGCGAGCGTGGCGACCATTGCCGAGGGCGCGACCAGCGCCCGGTTCCGGACCGGAATCAGCCACTCTTCGGCATTCGGGCCGACGGCGCTGACGTGCAGCCCCTTCTTCGCCGCCTGGCGCACGCGCTGGGCGAGCAGCGGCGCATCCTTGCGCAGGAAGCTGCCGATCACCAGCAGGCGGTTGAGATCAGCGACGCCGGCGACCGGCATCCCCAGCCAGGGGGCCCCGGCCCTTTTGCCGTCGGCGCGGAAGTCGGCCTGGCGCAGGCGGAAATCGACGTTCTCGCTGCCCAGCCCGCGCATCAGCTTCTGCAGCAGGTAGAGCTCTTCGACCGTCGAATGCGGCGAGGCGAGCGCGCCGAGGGCGGCCGCGCCGTGATCCTTGGCGATCCCGCGCAGCCCGGTGGCGGCGAATTCGAGCGCAACCTGCCAGTCGACCGCCTTCCACTGCCCGCCCTGCTTGATCATCGGCGTGGTCAGGCGCTGCTCGCTGGCGAGCGCTTCATAGGAAAAGCGGTCCTTGTCCGACAGCCAGCATTCGTTGAGTTCTTCGTTTTCCAGCGGCAGCACGCGCTTGACGGTGTCGTGCTTGGTCTGGACGATCAGGTTCGCGCCGAGCGCATCGTGCGGGCTCACCGACTTGCGTCGCGACAGCTCCCAGGTGCGGGCGGCGAAGCGGAACGGCTTCGAGGTCAGGGCGCCGACCGGGCAGAGGTCGATGATGTTGCCCGACAGTTCGGTGTCGATCGTACGCTCGATGAAGGGCATGATCTCTGCGTGCTCGCCGCGGAAGGCCTGGCCCATTTCCATCTCGCCGGCGATTTCGGTGGTGAAGCGGACGCAGCGCGTGCAGTTGATGCAGCGCGTCATGTCGGTGGAGACGAGGGCGCCGAGGTTCTTGTTGAACACGACGCGCTTTTCTTCCTGGTAGCGCGAAGCGGAAGAACCGTAACCGACGGCCAGATCCTGGAGCTGGCATTCGCCGCCCTGGTCGCAGATCGGGCAGTCGAGCGGGTGGTTGATGAGGAGGAACTCCATCACTCCCTTCTGCGCCTTCACCGCCTGCTCGGAGTGGGTCCACACCTTCATGCCGTTGGTCACCGGCGTGGCACAGGCGGGCAGCGGCTTGGGCGCCTTCTCGACCTGGACCAGGCACATCCGGCAGCTGGCGGCGATGGACAGCTTCTTGTGGTAGCAGAAGTGCGGGATGTAGGCCCCGGCCACCACGGCCGCATCCATCACGGTGCTGCCGTCATTGACCTGGACCTGCTTGCCGTCGATTTCGATCTCTAGCATGAGGGGCTCACGTAGATTTGGCTGCCGGCGTGCTGCACTTCGGGCGGCACGAGGCATTTCTTGTTTTCGATGTGGTATTCGAATTCGGCACCGAAGTGCTTGATGAAGCTCTGTACCGGCATCGAGGCGGCGTCGCCCAGCGCGCAGATGGTGCGACCCATGATGTTGCCGGTGACCGAATTGAGCAGATCGAGGTCGTCCGGGCGGCCGAGACCGTGCTCGATGCGATGCACCACGCGGTACAGCCAGCCGGTGCCCTCGCGGCACGGCGTGCATTGGCCGCAGGACTCCTCGAAGTAGAAATACGACAGCCGCTCGAGCGCCTTCACCATGCAGGTGCTCTCGTCCATGACGATCACCGCGCCCGAGCCGAGCATCGACCCCGCCTTGGAGATCGAGTCGTAGTCCATCGTGCAGTCCATCATCACGCTGCCCGGCAGCACCGGCGACGACGAGCCGCCGGGAATGACCGCCTTCAGCTTGCGCCCGCCGCGCACCCCACCGGCCATCTCGAGCAGTTCGGCGAACGGCGTGCCGAGCGGGATCTCGTAGTTGCCGGGGCGATTGACGTGGCCCGAGATCGAGAACAGCTTCATCCCGCCGTTGTTGGGCTTACCGAGCTCGAGGAAGGTCTCGCCGCCCATGTTGAGGATGAACGGAACGGAAGCGAAGGTCTCGGTGTTGTTGATCGTGGTCGGCTTGCCGTACAGGCCGTAGCTCGCCGGGAACGGCGGCTTGAAGCGCGGCTGTCCCTTCTTGCCCTCGATCGATTCGAGCAGCGCGGTTTCCTCGCCGCAGATGTAGGCGCCGTAACCGTGATGGGCGAAGAGTTCGAAGGAGAACTCCGAGCCAAGGATGTTCTGCCCGATCAGCCCGGCAGCGCGCGCTTCGGCAAGCGCCTCTTCGAAACGCTGATAAACCTCGAAGATCTCGCCGTGGATGTAGTTGTAGCCGCGCGCCGCGCCCATCGCATAGGCCGCGATCACCATGCCCTCGATGACGCTGTGCGGGTT
Proteins encoded in this window:
- the nuoF gene encoding NADH-quinone oxidoreductase subunit NuoF — its product is MILAGCDGDRTWRLQDYLARGGYSALKKIIAENISQDAIITELKTSVLRGRGGAGFPTGLKWSFMPRSFPGDKYLACNSDEGEPGTFKDRDILRYNPHSVIEGMVIAAYAMGAARGYNYIHGEIFEVYQRFEEALAEARAAGLIGQNILGSEFSFELFAHHGYGAYICGEETALLESIEGKKGQPRFKPPFPASYGLYGKPTTINNTETFASVPFILNMGGETFLELGKPNNGGMKLFSISGHVNRPGNYEIPLGTPFAELLEMAGGVRGGRKLKAVIPGGSSSPVLPGSVMMDCTMDYDSISKAGSMLGSGAVIVMDESTCMVKALERLSYFYFEESCGQCTPCREGTGWLYRVVHRIEHGLGRPDDLDLLNSVTGNIMGRTICALGDAASMPVQSFIKHFGAEFEYHIENKKCLVPPEVQHAGSQIYVSPSC
- the nuoG gene encoding NADH-quinone oxidoreductase subunit NuoG — protein: MLEIEIDGKQVQVNDGSTVMDAAVVAGAYIPHFCYHKKLSIAASCRMCLVQVEKAPKPLPACATPVTNGMKVWTHSEQAVKAQKGVMEFLLINHPLDCPICDQGGECQLQDLAVGYGSSASRYQEEKRVVFNKNLGALVSTDMTRCINCTRCVRFTTEIAGEMEMGQAFRGEHAEIMPFIERTIDTELSGNIIDLCPVGALTSKPFRFAARTWELSRRKSVSPHDALGANLIVQTKHDTVKRVLPLENEELNECWLSDKDRFSYEALASEQRLTTPMIKQGGQWKAVDWQVALEFAATGLRGIAKDHGAAALGALASPHSTVEELYLLQKLMRGLGSENVDFRLRQADFRADGKRAGAPWLGMPVAGVADLNRLLVIGSFLRKDAPLLAQRVRQAAKKGLHVSAVGPNAEEWLIPVRNRALVAPSAMVATLAQVVVALAREKGAEVSPALLGKLPDTVADEALAIAQSLASGRKVAVWLGSLAAHHGRASELQMLAQEIARLTAGSFGFIGEAANSVGGYLAGAVPGADGLDAAAMIEQPRKAYVVLGAEPDLDFANPAATMAAMSSAQLVVGLSAFDSPALRAVADVLLPIAPFSETSGTFVNCEGRAQSFTAVARPLGDVRPGWKVLRVLGNLLSLEGFGYDDSEAVRAQALPADLAAALDNGIEGVVVSSASAAANALERVADVPIYFADALVRRAPSLQKTRDAAAPVARIAPATLAALGLAAGQKIRVVQGGGGAELTVQADAGLAAGCVRVAAAHSSTAALGAMSGELSVERV